A stretch of the Bacillus sp. BGMRC 2118 genome encodes the following:
- a CDS encoding NTP transferase domain-containing protein: MRAIILAAGMGTRLRPLTYDTPKSLVEVNGKPMLEKQIEFMQEKGINEIIIVTGYLAEKFDYLVDKYNVKLIHNDKYEEYNNLYTMYLVREYLPGSYVTEGDVYINRNLFVENLDPNKSLYFSAKKKDFKQEWIIQHDENRKVSDIIVGDGDEEFIMCGVSYWSKRDGDIIVKRLEKAVEGGNFQELFWDHMVKDNIQDLNIYLHEMGVYDSFEIDSLDDLNTVEEILRNLQHI; this comes from the coding sequence ATGAGAGCAATTATACTGGCAGCTGGAATGGGAACTCGTTTACGACCTTTAACCTACGATACACCCAAATCATTAGTAGAAGTAAATGGCAAGCCCATGCTAGAAAAACAAATCGAATTCATGCAGGAAAAGGGTATTAACGAGATCATTATCGTAACAGGATACCTTGCAGAGAAATTTGATTACCTTGTAGATAAGTACAATGTAAAACTTATACACAATGACAAGTATGAAGAGTATAACAACCTGTATACGATGTATTTGGTGAGAGAATACCTACCGGGCTCATATGTCACAGAAGGGGACGTGTATATTAACCGTAACCTGTTTGTTGAAAACCTGGATCCAAACAAGTCATTGTATTTCAGTGCAAAGAAAAAGGATTTCAAACAAGAATGGATCATTCAGCATGATGAAAACAGAAAAGTTTCAGATATCATAGTTGGTGACGGAGACGAAGAATTCATCATGTGCGGTGTCTCATATTGGTCTAAGCGAGATGGTGACATCATCGTGAAGAGACTAGAAAAGGCTGTAGAGGGTGGGAACTTCCAAGAATTATTCTGGGACCACATGGTCAAAGACAACATTCAAGACTTAAACATCTATCTCCATGAAATGGGTGTATATGACAGTTTTGAAATTGATAGTCTTGATGACTTGAATACAGTAGAAGAAATTTTACGAAACTTGCAGCATATTTAG
- a CDS encoding NTP transferase domain-containing protein, whose product MDDLLKVLEVINKQPSISQKKMAELCEISSGKANYMVSELIEKGLITSRKAGRTMHYTLTDSGFDLLKQGIEEFQEKKVNIHTENKKDIKLAVILAAGERRDFETPSGLLEIGGKQLLQRNLQILRDNGIEKIIVVTGYKKESLEFLESMSDIQLVENKKYKWTGSMASLASAADYITDDFLLVEDDILTEERTFKEVIEHTQRDCILLTNESGSGDEAFVELRNGYLYKISKDIHQFNRIDGEMVGISKISYEVYTNMLKEFSENRNPYLNYEYLLLDVSRQLNIGYVKIADLIWGEIDSLRHYNHVERNVYPILKRREAKYKEIQVRKQAIHAMQIQDEDILSIQPFGGMTNKNFKMILTNGEEYVLRIPGNGTEQMINRKDEKRNAALASQLGIDEELVYFNDETGVKIARFIPNAETLNAKTAKREDIMVLSTGVLRTLHTSGVTMLNTFDVFEKIEEYERILDELQVENYPDYLEVKKQVMDVKEIYQSLSIEHTPCHNDALYENMVKSGDHKLYLIDWEYGGMNDPMWDLAAHSLEAEFSIEDEELFLSLYFENSEVTDEIKKRIMINKILQDFLWSTWTIIKEAKGDDFGTYGIDRYNRCKYNLNMFLKGDF is encoded by the coding sequence ATGGACGATTTATTAAAAGTGTTAGAGGTTATTAACAAGCAGCCGAGTATTAGTCAAAAGAAGATGGCTGAGTTATGTGAAATCTCTTCCGGTAAAGCTAATTACATGGTAAGTGAACTAATAGAAAAAGGATTAATAACAAGTCGTAAAGCGGGACGTACGATGCACTACACGCTAACGGACAGTGGATTTGATTTATTAAAGCAAGGAATTGAAGAATTTCAAGAAAAAAAAGTGAACATTCATACAGAAAATAAAAAAGATATTAAATTAGCTGTCATTTTAGCAGCGGGAGAACGTAGGGATTTCGAAACACCGTCTGGGTTATTAGAAATTGGTGGCAAACAATTACTACAACGAAACCTTCAAATTTTACGTGATAATGGAATAGAGAAAATCATTGTTGTTACTGGTTACAAAAAGGAATCACTTGAATTTCTTGAATCCATGTCAGATATCCAGCTTGTTGAGAACAAAAAATACAAATGGACAGGCAGTATGGCTTCATTAGCGAGTGCTGCTGACTATATTACGGATGATTTCTTGCTTGTTGAGGATGATATTCTTACAGAAGAACGTACATTTAAGGAAGTAATAGAACATACCCAGCGTGACTGCATTTTACTTACAAATGAGAGTGGCTCTGGAGATGAAGCATTTGTTGAGTTGAGGAATGGGTATCTATATAAAATTTCAAAAGACATTCACCAATTTAACCGTATAGATGGAGAAATGGTTGGAATTAGTAAAATTTCGTATGAAGTCTATACAAACATGCTTAAGGAATTTAGTGAAAATAGAAATCCTTACTTGAATTATGAATATTTGCTTCTTGATGTATCCAGACAACTTAACATTGGGTATGTTAAAATTGCTGATCTCATTTGGGGAGAAATTGACTCACTTCGTCATTACAATCATGTTGAGAGAAATGTATACCCAATCCTAAAAAGAAGAGAAGCGAAGTATAAGGAAATTCAAGTAAGAAAGCAAGCGATTCACGCAATGCAAATACAGGATGAAGATATTCTAAGTATTCAGCCGTTTGGAGGAATGACGAATAAAAACTTTAAAATGATCCTAACAAACGGTGAGGAATATGTCCTTCGTATTCCTGGTAATGGCACCGAACAAATGATTAATCGAAAAGATGAAAAGCGTAACGCGGCTTTGGCGAGTCAATTAGGAATAGATGAAGAATTGGTATATTTTAATGATGAGACCGGCGTAAAGATAGCACGGTTCATTCCCAATGCTGAGACACTAAATGCAAAAACGGCAAAACGAGAAGATATTATGGTACTTTCAACTGGTGTATTACGAACATTACACACTTCTGGTGTTACCATGCTAAATACATTTGATGTATTCGAAAAAATTGAAGAATACGAACGAATCTTAGATGAATTACAGGTAGAGAATTATCCAGATTATCTCGAAGTGAAAAAACAAGTGATGGACGTAAAAGAAATCTATCAAAGCTTGTCTATTGAGCATACTCCTTGCCACAATGATGCACTTTATGAAAACATGGTGAAAAGTGGAGATCATAAGCTGTATCTGATTGATTGGGAGTATGGTGGAATGAATGACCCGATGTGGGACTTGGCTGCACATTCGTTAGAGGCTGAATTCTCCATTGAAGATGAGGAATTATTCTTATCTTTATATTTTGAGAACAGTGAAGTGACGGATGAAATAAAAAAACGCATCATGATTAACAAGATCCTTCAAGATTTTTTATGGAGTACATGGACGATTATTAAGGAAGCAAAAGGTGATGATTTCGGAACGTACGGTATTGATCGTTACAATCGATGTAAGTATAATTTGAATATGTTTCTAAAGGGCGATTTTTAA
- a CDS encoding peptidase M30, hyicolysin, whose translation MRKIIVLLFAIQLILIPAITYAGTGLSVEEQLEGEMNQDLLPKTTEQTEKNELGPSEYPLVESGGVVGTLIDSFGTSHTLSFMGVTQSTSHPDRFSIKTKYQSNQIVKDGLVTIEYYAQHYQSLVYIGSSELDLTNYQNVQFTIDQVKASFATSPYLYMKVGVSKVSNPSVYSDVLVYKVTNPFVVDDTSQDDRFVVISNESIEKGITQWTGTFNQSETNDIAEKTELPASYKVDVVKPFDPSNQQVASKQGNFKYFTVSESIGDTKYFWVSNLDTNTDYQIQARLAYSGTKAKVWVYNNQISDADAIKMGQEFDQNIYPSVTSNFANESDVNADGKINILCFDIQDGYNGSGGYTAGYFFSGDLYQPTTSNKSNVSEIFYIDTYPAMGTTTKDVTLSYETLAHEFQHMVNFNQNVLVEKSPTNMDTWLNEGLSMAAEQIYSGKGLSDRIDYYNMSQSIANGHSLLNWDYEGDTLSNYSLSYLFAQYIKVQTGQGDRIFKEILHDPNNNYVAVEKVAKKYINPDMTFGKLMTNFRIALLLNQPSGLYGFKGDPFFNSIHDRIFTGTSAYLNGGGAIALSYNSKDGFVEPINKGQNITYTYLDINQVEVVDITAPAKPVVNEITDKTTSITGTAEAGAKVEVRVNGTLLASGTAGTDGKFVITIPVQKAGTTLSVTATDAAGNVSEVVTVVVKDTTAPATPIVNEVTDKTTSITGTAEAGAKVEVRVNGTLLASGTAGTDGKFVITIPVQKAGTTLSVTAIDAAGNVSEVVTVVVKDTTAPATPIVNEVTDKTTSITGTAEAGAKVEVRVNGTLLASGTAGTDGKFDITIPVQKAGTTLSVTAVDAAGNVSETTVIVVKDATQPSKPVVNEVTDKTTTVTGTAEAGSKVEVRVNSTLLGSGTVGTDGKFAITIPVQKAGTTLTITATDAAGNVSETTVIVVKDAIQPSKPEVNEVTDKTTTVTGTAEAGSKVEVRVNSTLLGSGTAGTDGKFAIAIPVQKAGTTLTVTATDAAGNVSETTAIVVKDATQPSKPVVNEVSDKTTTVTGTAEAGSKVEVRSNGTLLGSGTTGTDGKFMITIPAQKAGTTLTLTAVDTAGNISEFVTVVVKDTTAPATPIVNEVTDKTTTVTGTAEAGVKVEVHVNGTLLASGTAGTDGKFTITIPAQKAGITLLVTAVDQAGNVSEAVQLIIKTMSKSGWLFENGSWYYYEQTSGIPSVGWLQTGGYWYYLSATGAMQTGWLSSGGKWYYLQNSGEMVTGWLYNGGQWYYLNKGGDMKTGWHFEGGKWYFLVKSGAMKKGWERIGNQWYYFYQDGTMATSTTIGGYRIGSNGIML comes from the coding sequence GTGCGTAAAATTATTGTCTTGCTTTTTGCGATACAGCTTATCCTTATCCCAGCTATAACATATGCGGGGACTGGATTATCAGTAGAAGAACAGCTAGAAGGTGAAATGAATCAAGATCTATTACCGAAAACAACGGAACAAACAGAGAAGAATGAATTGGGTCCTTCGGAGTATCCACTTGTTGAATCTGGTGGAGTTGTTGGGACATTAATCGACAGCTTCGGAACTTCACATACCCTTTCATTTATGGGGGTGACTCAATCTACCTCCCATCCTGACAGGTTCAGTATAAAAACGAAGTACCAATCAAATCAAATTGTAAAAGATGGACTTGTGACGATTGAATACTATGCTCAGCACTATCAATCGTTGGTGTATATTGGTAGCAGTGAACTTGATCTAACAAATTACCAAAATGTTCAGTTTACTATTGACCAAGTAAAGGCATCTTTTGCAACAAGTCCATACCTCTATATGAAAGTTGGAGTCTCAAAAGTTTCCAATCCTTCAGTGTACTCGGATGTCCTTGTTTATAAAGTAACAAATCCATTTGTTGTAGATGATACTTCTCAAGATGACCGATTTGTTGTGATAAGCAATGAGTCTATAGAGAAGGGTATTACTCAATGGACCGGTACATTTAATCAAAGTGAGACGAATGATATAGCAGAGAAAACAGAATTACCTGCCTCTTATAAAGTAGACGTGGTAAAACCGTTTGACCCCTCCAATCAACAAGTTGCATCTAAACAAGGCAACTTTAAATATTTCACAGTTAGTGAGAGTATAGGAGATACAAAATACTTTTGGGTGAGTAATTTAGACACCAATACAGACTATCAGATTCAGGCGAGACTTGCATACAGCGGAACAAAGGCTAAGGTCTGGGTATATAACAACCAAATTTCAGATGCAGATGCCATCAAAATGGGTCAAGAATTTGATCAAAACATTTATCCTTCTGTTACATCTAATTTTGCTAATGAATCTGACGTTAATGCTGACGGAAAAATTAATATCTTATGTTTTGATATTCAAGATGGTTATAACGGAAGTGGAGGGTATACAGCAGGCTACTTCTTTTCTGGAGACTTATATCAGCCTACAACCTCAAATAAATCAAATGTATCTGAAATTTTCTATATTGATACGTACCCTGCCATGGGAACGACAACGAAAGACGTGACGCTATCCTATGAAACATTAGCGCATGAATTCCAACACATGGTCAATTTCAACCAAAATGTATTGGTTGAAAAATCACCAACTAATATGGATACATGGTTAAATGAAGGGCTATCAATGGCTGCAGAGCAGATATATAGTGGAAAAGGGTTGAGTGACAGAATAGATTACTACAATATGTCTCAATCTATTGCAAATGGCCACTCTCTATTAAATTGGGATTACGAGGGGGATACCCTATCAAACTATTCATTATCTTATTTATTCGCTCAATATATTAAGGTCCAAACAGGACAGGGAGATCGAATATTTAAGGAGATTTTACATGATCCCAATAATAATTACGTAGCAGTTGAGAAGGTAGCAAAGAAATATATCAATCCAGATATGACGTTCGGAAAATTAATGACAAATTTCAGAATTGCACTTCTGTTAAATCAGCCTTCAGGATTGTATGGTTTTAAAGGTGATCCATTCTTTAATTCAATACATGATCGCATTTTCACAGGTACCTCTGCTTACTTAAATGGTGGTGGCGCAATTGCCCTTAGCTATAATTCAAAGGATGGCTTTGTAGAACCAATAAATAAGGGACAAAACATCACATACACCTATCTTGATATAAACCAAGTAGAAGTAGTTGATATTACAGCACCAGCAAAGCCAGTTGTAAACGAAATTACCGATAAAACAACAAGCATAACCGGTACAGCTGAAGCTGGCGCGAAGGTAGAGGTACGAGTAAACGGAACACTACTAGCATCAGGAACAGCTGGAACAGATGGGAAGTTTGTTATTACAATCCCAGTGCAAAAAGCTGGAACAACGCTGTCCGTGACAGCCACAGATGCAGCAGGGAATGTAAGCGAAGTCGTAACAGTAGTAGTCAAAGATACAACAGCACCAGCAACACCTATCGTAAACGAAGTAACCGATAAAACAACAAGCATAACCGGTACAGCTGAAGCTGGCGCGAAGGTAGAGGTACGAGTAAACGGAACACTACTAGCATCAGGAACAGCTGGAACAGATGGAAAGTTTGTTATTACAATTCCAGTGCAAAAAGCTGGAACAACACTTTCGGTGACAGCTATAGATGCAGCAGGAAATGTAAGTGAAGTCGTAACAGTAGTAGTCAAAGATACAACAGCACCAGCAACACCTATCGTAAACGAAGTAACAGATAAAACAACAAGCATAACCGGTACAGCTGAAGCTGGCGCAAAGGTAGAGGTACGAGTAAACGGAACACTACTAGCATCAGGAACAGCTGGAACAGATGGGAAGTTTGATATTACAATCCCAGTGCAAAAAGCTGGAACAACACTTTCGGTGACAGCTGTAGATGCAGCAGGAAATGTAAGTGAAACGACTGTAATAGTAGTAAAAGACGCAACCCAACCGTCAAAACCAGTAGTAAACGAAGTAACAGATAAAACAACTACGGTAACAGGAACTGCAGAAGCAGGTTCAAAAGTAGAAGTACGAGTAAATAGCACACTACTTGGCTCAGGAACAGTGGGCACAGACGGAAAGTTTGCGATTACAATTCCAGTACAAAAGGCAGGAACAACACTAACGATAACAGCCACAGATGCAGCAGGAAATGTAAGTGAAACGACTGTAATAGTAGTAAAAGACGCAATCCAACCGTCAAAACCAGAAGTAAACGAAGTAACAGATAAAACAACTACGGTAACAGGAACTGCAGAAGCAGGTTCAAAAGTAGAAGTACGAGTAAATAGCACACTACTTGGCTCAGGAACAGCTGGAACAGATGGAAAGTTTGCGATTGCAATTCCAGTGCAAAAAGCTGGAACAACTCTAACGGTGACAGCAACAGATGCAGCAGGAAACGTAAGTGAAACGACTGCAATTGTAGTAAAAGACGCAACCCAACCGTCAAAACCAGTAGTAAACGAAGTATCAGATAAAACAACTACGGTAACAGGAACTGCAGAAGCAGGTTCAAAAGTAGAAGTTCGCTCAAACGGCACACTACTTGGCTCAGGGACTACAGGAACAGATGGCAAGTTCATGATTACAATTCCAGCACAAAAAGCAGGAACAACACTAACGTTAACAGCTGTTGATACAGCAGGAAACATAAGTGAATTCGTAACAGTAGTAGTCAAAGATACAACAGCACCAGCAACACCTATCGTAAACGAAGTAACAGATAAAACAACTACGGTAACAGGAACAGCAGAAGCAGGAGTAAAGGTAGAAGTACACGTAAACGGTACACTACTAGCATCAGGAACAGCTGGAACAGATGGGAAGTTCACCATCACAATCCCGGCACAAAAGGCGGGAATAACCCTGTTAGTAACAGCTGTGGATCAAGCAGGAAACGTAAGTGAAGCTGTGCAGTTGATTATTAAAACCATGAGTAAATCAGGCTGGTTATTTGAAAATGGGTCTTGGTATTATTATGAACAGACAAGTGGAATACCATCGGTAGGATGGCTACAAACAGGAGGCTATTGGTACTATCTATCTGCCACAGGAGCTATGCAGACAGGCTGGTTATCTAGCGGTGGAAAGTGGTACTACTTACAAAATAGCGGAGAAATGGTAACAGGTTGGCTTTACAACGGAGGACAATGGTATTACCTGAATAAAGGTGGTGACATGAAGACAGGTTGGCATTTTGAAGGAGGAAAGTGGTACTTTCTTGTTAAGTCCGGTGCGATGAAAAAGGGCTGGGAACGAATAGGGAATCAGTGGTATTACTTCTATCAAGATGGGACTATGGCAACAAGCACTACTATTGGTGGATATAGAATTGGCAGTAATGGGATAATGCTTTAA
- a CDS encoding bifunctional 2',3'-cyclic-nucleotide 2'-phosphodiesterase/3'-nucleotidase: MKRKIRRHIQRKMLNGTLAAALVASTIPATFAPTVAKAEGTTPVAESVVDLRILETTDVHGMIMDYDYYQDKSTIEYGLARTAELIKEARIEEPNNLLFDNGDLLQGNPLTDYVAKIKKLGADEVHPIFKVYNLLKYDAATLGNHEFNYGLPFLDNALEEANFPYVNANVYEEDNDSDNTNDKHRFEPYKIIDKTVVDENGVEQHIKVGVIGLVTPQIMQWDKANLEGQVKVEDIVTTAEKYVPQMKAEGADIVVALAHTGYDSAAEAGTGAENAVLPLSKVEGIDAILFGHKHVVFPGLTGTGIADGKINGVAAVEAGNWGNNLGVVDLRLEKVNDTWTVASSQTAARSIFKSYKDAAGKTIREPLVDGADAEVVAAIKEAHDGTLDYVRGEIGQTTAPMYSYFARVQDDPTIQIVNNAQTWYVEKYIAEKLPEYKDVPVLSAGAPFKAGRQGISDYTNIETGTLSIKSANDLYLYPNTLKAVELTGAQVKEWLEMSAGQFKQLDPNSTDTQELINYSFEPFNFDVIDGVKYEIDVTQPAKYNLDGTVADASASRIKNLTMPDGTPVDLNQKFVVVTNNYRASGGGNFPGLAGSKLVVDSADENRQILMDYITEQGTINPSADQNWKVVSSNKNTKVTFRSSPNAVGKITDNPHITSSGTNADGWGLYEMNLDQLVAEEPVSETVNVQLLGINDLHGQLDTVRTVKDKEGNITSKSGSIEYLAAYLKQREATNPNNTLMLHAGDAVGASAPVSALLQDEPTIRFLNEIGFDAGTIGNHEFDEGVGEMLRLINGGEHPKTVEKYGAFEGADFPYVAANVQYKDSKELILDPYTIKEVDGVKVGIIGVVTTGTPNIVIPSMVENVEFTDEVTAINKYAQELKDKGVKSIVVLAHNPGLSNRDGSNATGEVVTFANAVDDEVDVIFGGHDHKYLNAVVDNKLLVQSYSYGTAFSDVDLVIDRATGDVVTKTAEIVDTTHANITPDAEVKAQLDEYKEAIAPIINEVIGYTDVELTRTPSPSGEQVLGNVIADSMRAEMDTDMAFMNPGGIRNDIDAGEITWGELFNVQPFGNDLIKMTVTGDVIRELLNQQWADPTRAKMLQISGLFYTYDDSLDYGSRILDIYLENGEEIDPAGEYTITVNNFMAGGGDGYGALLKGTDKLQGPTDLDAFVKFIKNNELNYTGYEDRFLKVDSSEELVGWQFIDNTWYYINPETGEVETGWFKVDGKWYFSDNEGAMKTGWIKLGKTWYYLDKVNGDMKTGWVKLGKTWYYLDSVNGDMKTGWIKLGKTWYFLDKVNGDMKKGWVLDGKKWYYLKNDGSMAQSTVVSGYKFGADGAWIK, translated from the coding sequence TTGAAAAGAAAGATTAGAAGACATATACAAAGAAAGATGTTAAACGGTACACTTGCCGCTGCTTTAGTTGCAAGTACAATCCCTGCTACTTTTGCACCAACTGTTGCAAAAGCTGAAGGAACTACTCCAGTAGCAGAAAGCGTTGTAGATTTACGTATCTTAGAAACAACAGATGTTCACGGTATGATCATGGATTACGATTACTACCAAGATAAATCAACAATTGAATACGGGTTAGCAAGAACTGCTGAACTTATTAAAGAAGCAAGAATTGAAGAGCCTAACAACTTATTATTCGATAACGGTGATTTACTTCAAGGAAATCCATTAACTGACTATGTTGCTAAGATTAAAAAATTAGGAGCAGATGAAGTCCATCCAATCTTCAAGGTTTACAATCTATTAAAGTATGATGCAGCTACTCTAGGAAACCATGAATTTAACTATGGATTACCATTCTTAGATAATGCATTAGAAGAAGCTAACTTCCCTTATGTAAACGCTAACGTATATGAAGAAGACAATGATTCAGATAACACGAACGACAAACATAGATTCGAACCATATAAAATTATTGATAAAACAGTAGTTGATGAAAATGGTGTAGAACAACATATTAAAGTTGGAGTTATTGGTTTAGTTACTCCTCAAATTATGCAATGGGATAAAGCAAACCTTGAAGGTCAAGTAAAGGTTGAAGATATCGTAACAACAGCTGAAAAGTATGTTCCACAAATGAAGGCTGAAGGCGCAGATATCGTAGTTGCATTAGCACACACAGGTTACGATTCAGCAGCAGAAGCAGGTACTGGTGCGGAAAACGCAGTTCTTCCTCTAAGTAAAGTAGAAGGAATTGACGCGATCCTATTCGGTCACAAACACGTTGTATTCCCTGGTCTTACTGGTACTGGAATTGCAGACGGAAAAATTAACGGAGTGGCAGCTGTAGAAGCTGGAAACTGGGGTAACAACCTAGGTGTCGTTGATCTTCGTTTAGAAAAAGTTAATGATACATGGACTGTAGCTAGCTCTCAAACAGCTGCTAGATCAATCTTTAAATCGTACAAAGATGCTGCGGGTAAAACAATTAGAGAACCTTTAGTTGATGGTGCAGATGCTGAAGTTGTAGCTGCAATTAAGGAAGCTCATGATGGAACTCTTGATTATGTTCGTGGAGAAATTGGACAAACAACAGCTCCAATGTACAGCTATTTTGCACGTGTGCAAGATGATCCGACAATCCAAATTGTAAACAATGCACAAACTTGGTATGTAGAAAAGTATATTGCTGAAAAGCTTCCTGAATACAAGGATGTTCCAGTATTATCTGCAGGTGCTCCTTTTAAAGCAGGTCGTCAAGGAATCAGTGATTATACAAACATCGAAACAGGTACACTTTCTATTAAGAGTGCCAATGATTTATACCTATACCCTAACACGTTAAAAGCGGTTGAATTAACAGGTGCACAGGTAAAAGAATGGTTAGAAATGTCTGCAGGACAATTCAAGCAATTAGATCCTAACAGCACAGATACACAAGAATTAATTAATTACAGCTTTGAGCCGTTTAACTTTGACGTTATTGACGGTGTGAAATATGAAATTGATGTAACACAACCAGCGAAGTACAACTTAGACGGAACAGTAGCTGATGCTTCAGCTAGCCGTATTAAGAACCTAACAATGCCTGACGGAACTCCAGTAGATCTTAACCAAAAGTTCGTTGTTGTTACAAACAACTACCGTGCTAGTGGTGGTGGTAACTTCCCAGGTTTAGCTGGTTCTAAATTAGTAGTTGATTCTGCTGATGAAAACCGTCAAATCCTAATGGATTATATTACAGAGCAAGGAACAATCAACCCTTCTGCTGATCAAAACTGGAAGGTAGTTTCTAGCAATAAAAATACAAAAGTAACATTCCGTTCATCTCCGAATGCAGTTGGAAAAATTACGGACAACCCTCATATTACTTCATCTGGAACAAATGCAGATGGCTGGGGTCTATATGAAATGAACCTAGATCAGTTAGTGGCAGAAGAGCCGGTTTCTGAAACGGTAAATGTACAATTACTAGGAATTAATGATTTACACGGACAACTTGACACAGTAAGAACAGTTAAGGATAAAGAAGGTAACATCACTTCTAAGAGTGGAAGCATTGAATACCTTGCTGCTTACTTAAAGCAAAGAGAAGCAACAAATCCTAATAACACGTTAATGCTACATGCAGGTGACGCGGTTGGTGCAAGTGCTCCAGTTTCTGCATTACTACAAGACGAGCCAACAATTCGTTTCTTAAACGAAATCGGATTTGATGCAGGTACAATTGGAAACCATGAATTTGATGAAGGTGTAGGCGAAATGCTACGTCTAATCAATGGTGGAGAACATCCAAAAACAGTTGAAAAGTATGGTGCATTCGAAGGTGCTGACTTCCCTTACGTTGCAGCAAACGTACAGTATAAGGATTCTAAAGAACTGATTCTTGATCCTTACACAATTAAAGAAGTAGACGGAGTAAAAGTTGGTATTATCGGTGTTGTAACAACAGGAACACCTAATATCGTTATTCCAAGCATGGTTGAGAATGTTGAATTTACAGACGAAGTAACAGCTATTAACAAATATGCTCAAGAGCTAAAAGACAAAGGTGTTAAGTCAATCGTAGTTCTAGCTCATAATCCTGGACTTTCTAACAGAGATGGTTCAAATGCAACTGGTGAAGTTGTAACATTTGCAAATGCAGTGGATGACGAAGTTGATGTAATCTTCGGTGGTCACGACCATAAGTATCTAAATGCAGTAGTGGATAACAAGTTACTTGTTCAATCTTATTCATATGGTACTGCATTCTCTGATGTAGATTTAGTAATCGATCGTGCTACAGGTGATGTTGTAACGAAAACAGCAGAAATCGTAGATACGACTCATGCAAATATTACACCAGATGCAGAAGTAAAAGCACAACTAGATGAGTACAAAGAAGCAATTGCTCCTATTATTAATGAAGTAATTGGTTACACAGATGTTGAATTAACAAGAACTCCTAGCCCAAGTGGAGAGCAAGTATTAGGTAACGTAATTGCTGATTCTATGCGTGCTGAAATGGATACTGACATGGCGTTTATGAACCCAGGTGGAATCCGTAACGACATTGATGCTGGTGAAATTACTTGGGGAGAATTATTCAACGTTCAACCATTTGGTAATGACCTAATTAAGATGACAGTAACAGGTGATGTAATCCGCGAGTTATTAAACCAGCAATGGGCTGATCCTACTCGTGCGAAGATGCTACAAATCTCTGGATTATTCTACACGTATGATGATTCATTAGATTATGGAAGCAGAATTCTAGATATCTATCTAGAAAATGGTGAAGAGATTGACCCTGCAGGTGAGTATACAATCACTGTAAATAACTTCATGGCAGGTGGCGGTGACGGATACGGAGCTTTATTAAAAGGAACGGATAAGTTACAAGGTCCAACAGACCTAGACGCTTTTGTTAAATTTATTAAGAATAATGAATTAAACTACACTGGTTATGAGGATCGCTTCCTAAAAGTTGATTCTTCTGAAGAGTTAGTAGGTTGGCAGTTTATTGATAACACTTGGTACTATATTAATCCAGAAACTGGTGAGGTTGAAACTGGCTGGTTCAAGGTTGATGGAAAGTGGTACTTCTCTGATAATGAAGGTGCAATGAAAACAGGCTGGATTAAGTTAGGAAAGACTTGGTACTACCTAGATAAGGTTAACGGTGACATGAAAACAGGTTGGGTTAAGTTAGGAAAAACTTGGTACTACCTAGATTCAGTAAACGGTGACATGAAAACAGGTTGGATTAAGTTAGGAAAGACTTGGTACTTCCTAGATAAAGTAAATGGTGATATGAAAAAAGGTTGGGTATTAGATGGTAAAAAGTGGTACTACCTAAAGAATGACGGTAGTATGGCACAAAGCACGGTTGTTTCCGGTTATAAATTCGGTGCAGACGGAGCTTGGATTAAATAA